In Nonomuraea sp. NBC_00507, the following are encoded in one genomic region:
- a CDS encoding ABC transporter permease, protein MKATAEVATFATRTTFARRKGVRTAAFRWLVLVVLIVVWETATRAAGSPFFPAPSMIVARMHTMWFSGPPATVFLTDAAIENILPSLGRMTAGFIGGALAGVVLGLAVGLSARVYDYLDGVLQFLRAIPPPALVSVFLVFGFGLRMQLAFIMFSILWPVLLNTADGARSVEPMHLQTCQVFRLTRAQRLRLVILPSALPKMFAGLRLALSLSLIVMVFSELLPGTTNGIGFQITFAKDQTDPLSMWAGIVLLGVLGYLLNELFLIVERRVLGWHHSAQRLTE, encoded by the coding sequence ATGAAAGCCACGGCAGAGGTCGCCACGTTCGCGACCAGGACCACGTTCGCGCGACGCAAGGGCGTGCGGACGGCGGCGTTCCGCTGGCTGGTGCTCGTCGTGCTGATCGTGGTCTGGGAGACCGCCACCAGGGCGGCGGGCAGCCCGTTCTTCCCGGCGCCCAGCATGATCGTGGCGCGGATGCACACGATGTGGTTCTCCGGGCCGCCCGCCACGGTGTTCCTGACCGACGCGGCCATCGAGAACATCCTGCCGAGCCTCGGCCGGATGACCGCCGGGTTCATCGGCGGCGCGCTGGCCGGCGTCGTGCTCGGGCTGGCGGTGGGGCTGTCCGCGCGGGTGTACGACTATCTCGACGGGGTGCTGCAGTTCCTGCGGGCGATCCCGCCTCCCGCGCTGGTCAGCGTGTTCCTGGTGTTCGGGTTCGGGCTGCGGATGCAGCTGGCGTTCATCATGTTCAGCATCCTGTGGCCGGTGCTGCTCAACACCGCCGACGGCGCCCGCTCGGTGGAGCCCATGCACCTGCAGACGTGCCAGGTGTTCCGGCTGACGCGGGCCCAGCGGCTGCGCCTGGTGATCCTGCCGTCGGCGTTGCCCAAGATGTTCGCCGGGCTGCGGCTGGCCCTGTCGCTGTCCTTGATCGTCATGGTGTTCTCCGAACTGCTGCCGGGCACCACGAACGGCATCGGATTCCAGATCACCTTCGCCAAGGACCAGACCGACCCCTTGTCCATGTGGGCCGGGATCGTGCTGCTCGGGGTGCTCGGCTACCTCCTGAACGAACTGTTCCTCATCGTGGAGCGCCGGGTGCTCGGCTGGCACCACTCCGCCCAGCGACTCACGGAGTAG
- a CDS encoding ABC transporter permease, with translation MKTLVKAGARFWVIPVVLVAWEFIARGLEDIDFPPPTTIVVRMYELWFSGPVTRIFLTDDAVENLLPSLGRMLSGWILAAVLGVVLGVLLGRSRTATDYVDPLIEFGRAIPPPLLLPLFLVLFKAGLTMQLAAIVFGVIWPVLLNSIDGVRAVDRTYTETARVFNLSKAQYLRVVLLPAASPKIFAGLRLSLSLALILMVISELFGSTDGIGYQLLVAQRSFDGAGVWATIALLGVLGYLANSLFVLAERRLLVWHRQANRNA, from the coding sequence GTGAAAACCCTCGTGAAGGCCGGCGCCAGGTTCTGGGTCATCCCCGTGGTGCTCGTCGCCTGGGAGTTCATCGCGCGTGGGCTGGAGGACATCGACTTCCCCCCGCCGACGACGATCGTCGTCCGCATGTACGAGCTGTGGTTCTCCGGGCCCGTCACGCGGATCTTCCTGACCGACGACGCGGTGGAGAACCTGCTGCCGAGCCTCGGCCGCATGTTGAGCGGCTGGATCCTGGCCGCCGTGCTCGGCGTCGTGCTCGGCGTGCTGCTCGGGCGCTCACGGACGGCGACCGACTACGTGGACCCGCTGATCGAGTTCGGCCGGGCCATCCCGCCGCCGCTGCTGCTGCCGCTGTTCCTGGTGCTGTTCAAGGCCGGGCTGACCATGCAGCTGGCCGCGATCGTGTTCGGCGTCATCTGGCCCGTGCTGCTCAACTCCATCGACGGGGTCAGGGCCGTGGACCGCACGTACACGGAGACGGCCAGAGTCTTCAACCTGTCGAAGGCGCAGTACCTCCGGGTGGTGCTCCTCCCGGCCGCTTCGCCGAAGATCTTCGCCGGGCTGCGGCTGAGCCTGTCGCTCGCGCTGATCCTCATGGTCATCTCCGAGCTGTTCGGCAGCACCGACGGCATCGGCTACCAGCTGCTGGTGGCCCAGCGCAGCTTCGACGGCGCGGGCGTGTGGGCGACGATCGCCCTGCTCGGGGTGCTGGGCTACCTGGCGAACTCCCTGTTCGTACTGGCCGAGCGGCGCCTGCTCGTCTGGCACCGGCAGGCCAACCGCAACGCGTGA
- a CDS encoding ABC transporter permease: MSAQTLARARPAGTATRWSRRAAGALAFAALIELLSRTGLVSSEYLPPVTEIAGRGMALVFDPAFRGHALTSLLAWAMGLGIAALIAVPLGLLLGSVPIIDAASRSVVEFLRPIPSVALIPLVALMIGTGLQLRVTLVVYASLWPILYNTMYGLRGVDPLAKESLRSYGFGPLSVLLRVSLPSSAPFIMTGFRLATGVALILTVSTEIVAGRGEGIGVFIFFAGIAMPARMTDILAGACWVGLFGVAVNALLVAAERLAFRWHHARLGEPG; the protein is encoded by the coding sequence GTGAGCGCTCAGACCTTGGCCCGCGCCCGCCCGGCCGGGACCGCCACAAGGTGGTCGCGCCGGGCGGCCGGAGCCCTCGCCTTCGCCGCGCTGATCGAGCTGCTCAGCCGGACCGGCCTGGTCTCCTCCGAGTACCTGCCGCCCGTCACGGAGATCGCCGGGCGGGGCATGGCGCTCGTGTTCGACCCGGCCTTCCGCGGGCACGCCCTGACGAGCCTGCTCGCCTGGGCCATGGGGCTCGGCATCGCGGCGTTGATCGCCGTTCCGCTGGGCCTGCTGCTCGGCAGCGTGCCGATCATCGACGCCGCGTCCCGCTCGGTCGTGGAGTTCCTGCGGCCGATCCCGTCCGTCGCGCTGATCCCGCTGGTGGCGCTCATGATCGGCACAGGTCTGCAGCTGCGCGTCACGCTCGTGGTCTACGCCTCGCTGTGGCCCATCCTCTACAACACGATGTACGGCCTGCGCGGCGTGGACCCGCTGGCCAAGGAATCGCTCAGGTCGTACGGCTTCGGCCCGTTGTCCGTGCTCCTGCGGGTCTCGCTGCCGTCGTCGGCACCCTTCATCATGACCGGTTTCCGGCTGGCCACCGGGGTGGCGCTGATCCTGACCGTGAGCACCGAGATCGTGGCCGGCCGGGGTGAGGGCATCGGCGTGTTCATCTTCTTCGCCGGCATCGCCATGCCCGCGCGGATGACCGACATCCTGGCCGGGGCGTGCTGGGTGGGGCTGTTCGGGGTCGCGGTGAACGCGTTGCTGGTCGCGGCCGAGCGGCTGGCGTTCCGCTGGCATCACGCGCGGTTGGGAGAGCCGGGATGA
- a CDS encoding roadblock/LC7 domain-containing protein, which produces MNDLSHAARGVDWLITDFVSTVPGVAHAVVVSSDGLPLAASSGFPADRADQLAAIASGLVSLTQGAARVFEGGAVNQTIVEMQRGLMLIMSISDGSCLAVLAAPDCDMGLVAYQMTLMVDRAGQVLTPAVRAELRASQTR; this is translated from the coding sequence ATGAACGATTTGAGCCATGCGGCACGCGGGGTCGACTGGCTGATCACCGATTTCGTCAGTACGGTCCCGGGTGTCGCGCATGCGGTGGTCGTCTCATCTGACGGGTTGCCACTGGCGGCCTCGTCGGGTTTCCCGGCCGACCGGGCTGATCAGCTGGCCGCCATCGCGTCGGGGCTGGTGAGCCTGACGCAGGGGGCGGCCAGGGTGTTCGAGGGCGGTGCGGTCAATCAGACGATCGTGGAGATGCAGCGCGGGCTCATGCTGATCATGTCGATCAGTGACGGCTCGTGCCTGGCGGTGCTGGCCGCCCCGGACTGCGACATGGGTCTGGTGGCGTACCAGATGACACTGATGGTCGACCGCGCCGGTCAGGTGCTGACTCCGGCTGTGCGCGCGGAGCTGCGTGCCAGCCAGACCAGGTGA
- a CDS encoding ABC transporter substrate-binding protein, translating to MRLGHPARAAIIGLALTLGAVACSTGGSPTASAPPSATAGGLEKTKIKIATLPAIDSAAIYVAIDQKLFEKEGLEVTPQVVQAAPEAIPMLLNGEIDAMFGNYVSMFAAHDKGSLKLRILAEGSRAAPDSLSIMALPDSPIKTAKDLEGKTINVNVLRNFQELALTQVLKANNVDPASIKYVPVTFQNIMTSWKGGQIDAAYLGEPMVTAATASMGARKILDPASGPAAEFPISGYVSTQEWYDKNPKVAAAFQRAIHNAAKLMENNREAVAKVLPTFTQIDAATAATVTFPYFSSNDNPVRLQRVADWMLEAKWLGKAIEVKSLMSPTTSG from the coding sequence ATGAGGCTTGGCCATCCCGCCAGGGCCGCCATCATCGGATTAGCTTTGACACTCGGCGCCGTCGCGTGCAGCACGGGCGGCTCCCCTACTGCCAGCGCGCCACCATCCGCCACCGCCGGTGGCCTGGAGAAGACGAAGATCAAGATCGCCACACTGCCGGCGATCGACAGCGCGGCCATCTACGTCGCCATCGACCAGAAGCTCTTCGAGAAGGAGGGGCTGGAGGTCACCCCGCAGGTCGTCCAGGCCGCGCCCGAGGCCATCCCCATGTTGCTGAACGGCGAGATCGACGCCATGTTCGGCAACTACGTGTCCATGTTCGCCGCCCACGACAAGGGTTCGCTCAAGCTGCGGATCCTGGCCGAGGGCTCGCGGGCCGCCCCTGACTCGCTGAGCATCATGGCCCTGCCCGACTCGCCCATCAAGACGGCCAAGGACCTCGAAGGCAAGACGATCAACGTGAACGTCCTGCGGAACTTCCAGGAGCTGGCCCTCACCCAGGTGCTCAAGGCCAACAACGTCGACCCCGCCTCGATCAAGTACGTCCCGGTGACGTTCCAGAACATCATGACCTCGTGGAAAGGCGGCCAGATCGACGCCGCCTACCTGGGCGAGCCCATGGTCACGGCGGCCACGGCCTCGATGGGCGCACGCAAGATCCTCGACCCGGCCTCCGGCCCCGCGGCCGAGTTCCCGATCTCCGGATACGTCAGCACCCAGGAGTGGTACGACAAGAACCCGAAGGTCGCGGCGGCGTTCCAGCGGGCCATCCACAACGCGGCCAAGCTGATGGAGAACAACCGCGAGGCGGTGGCCAAGGTGCTGCCGACCTTCACCCAGATCGACGCGGCCACCGCGGCCACCGTCACGTTCCCGTACTTCTCCAGCAACGACAACCCGGTCCGGCTGCAACGCGTGGCCGACTGGATGCTGGAGGCCAAGTGGCTCGGCAAGGCGATCGAGGTCAAGTCCCTCATGTCGCCGACGACCTCCGGGTGA
- a CDS encoding sensor histidine kinase: MRTQSAEASADREPRAHQKRRPAASSSGRFGLGNWHVRSRLIALIVVPTAVAVGLGGLNVITSLNDASTYQTLREVAEVSEQLGAVTHELSFERDESALWIAQGRPENREAQLRTTYSRVNALIEEAKNRAQAITDTHAEAVRPVLRRLEEIPTLRDTAVNGKIQPLPMIQKYSQIIAALLQFHDQVGQVAVDDQVSDSASSTAAIARAKEQASKQRGILASALDKKGFDSGEFDALTDAKSREESEETLFGTLANLEQLELYRNTVVGRDVDQTDLFRLRAMAQSAEGKELSIGVPANKDVATWFEVSTGKIDALRSVEKELASSVILRARTLEEGANRSALISGGLILVLLLVVVAIISLIARSLIRPLRKLRHEALDIAGHRLPETVQQLRESGEGTVGPVVPIGVNTHDEIGEVARAFDEVHREAVRLAGEEARLRSNVNAMFVNLSRRSQTLVERQITLIDGLEQGEQDEQRLGNLFKLDHLATRMRRNSENLLVLAGQDPPRRWSQPVKLVDVARASLSEVENYERVVLQVPDGVSVAGQAVNDVIHLLAELVENALSFSPRETRVTVSGSRIDGGGVMLSITDSGIGMTQEELVQSNERLTDAPSVDVSVSRRMGLFVVARLAHRHGIRVQLRPHSSGGLTAMVLIPENMLGSQAPTFPGQPSYSGNQPPSYNPPAVFPGDPPSPFAQSPAAGGDQPPAFGRPPALAGDPPLAFSGAGGGREEPYSGPHPAPPATDWPESAYQMGPGHPSFPSNAGPGGWPAPPTQWQPDAGAWSAEPRGAGGYDSSDVWSPPRNAGWNGSSLPKRSVPGWSGGDTMPPQRPGFEFTDGEPAATGPMPSVPPASAGDDYLPIFAAVESAWFGRDKSWSSTKADEGWSAAEAVVEPARGESTAAGLPKRVPKANLVPGSADTSSAPKGVTPMPSVSPDRVRNRLSSFQQGFRAARDDIHEGRAAFTSGPRNDDREEGA, translated from the coding sequence GTGAGAACGCAGAGCGCTGAAGCTTCCGCCGACCGCGAGCCGCGCGCGCACCAGAAGCGACGGCCTGCCGCATCGTCGTCTGGCAGGTTCGGGCTGGGCAACTGGCACGTGCGGTCGCGCCTCATCGCGCTGATCGTCGTTCCCACGGCCGTGGCCGTGGGCCTCGGCGGGCTGAACGTGATCACCTCGCTCAACGACGCCAGCACCTACCAGACCCTTCGAGAGGTCGCCGAGGTCAGCGAGCAGCTCGGGGCGGTCACCCACGAGCTGTCCTTCGAACGTGACGAGAGCGCCCTCTGGATCGCCCAAGGCCGCCCCGAGAACCGCGAGGCCCAGCTCCGCACCACCTACAGCCGGGTGAACGCGCTCATCGAGGAGGCCAAGAACCGGGCGCAGGCGATCACCGACACCCACGCCGAGGCCGTGCGGCCGGTGCTGCGGCGTCTGGAGGAGATCCCGACGCTGCGCGACACGGCCGTCAACGGGAAGATCCAGCCGCTGCCGATGATCCAGAAGTACTCGCAGATCATCGCGGCCCTTCTGCAGTTCCACGACCAGGTCGGCCAGGTAGCGGTCGACGACCAGGTCTCCGACAGCGCCAGCTCGACGGCCGCGATCGCCCGCGCCAAGGAGCAGGCGTCCAAGCAACGCGGCATCCTGGCCAGCGCGCTGGACAAGAAGGGCTTCGACAGCGGCGAGTTCGACGCGCTCACCGACGCCAAGTCGCGCGAGGAGAGTGAGGAGACGCTCTTCGGCACCCTGGCCAACCTCGAGCAGCTGGAGCTCTACCGCAACACCGTGGTCGGCCGGGACGTGGACCAGACGGACCTGTTCCGATTGCGTGCCATGGCGCAGTCGGCCGAGGGCAAGGAGCTGAGCATCGGCGTGCCGGCCAACAAGGACGTGGCCACATGGTTCGAGGTCAGCACCGGCAAGATCGACGCACTGCGCAGCGTGGAGAAGGAACTGGCGTCCTCGGTGATCCTGCGGGCCCGGACCCTGGAGGAAGGCGCCAACCGCTCGGCGCTGATCTCCGGGGGGCTCATCCTGGTCCTGCTGCTCGTGGTGGTCGCGATCATCTCGCTCATCGCCCGCTCGCTCATCAGGCCGCTGCGCAAGCTGCGCCACGAGGCACTCGACATCGCCGGGCATCGCCTGCCCGAGACCGTGCAGCAGCTGCGTGAGAGCGGCGAGGGCACGGTCGGCCCGGTCGTCCCGATCGGCGTGAACACCCATGACGAGATCGGCGAGGTGGCGCGGGCGTTCGACGAGGTGCACCGCGAGGCCGTGCGGCTGGCCGGCGAGGAGGCGCGGCTGCGCAGCAACGTCAACGCGATGTTCGTGAACCTGTCGCGGCGCAGCCAGACGCTGGTCGAGCGGCAGATCACCCTGATCGACGGCTTGGAGCAGGGCGAACAGGACGAGCAGCGGCTCGGGAACCTGTTCAAGCTCGACCACCTGGCCACCCGCATGCGGCGCAACAGCGAGAACCTGCTGGTCCTGGCCGGCCAGGACCCGCCGCGCCGGTGGAGCCAGCCGGTGAAGCTGGTCGACGTGGCGCGGGCCTCGCTGTCGGAGGTCGAGAACTACGAGCGCGTCGTGCTGCAGGTGCCCGACGGCGTCTCGGTGGCGGGACAGGCCGTCAACGACGTCATCCACCTGCTCGCCGAGCTGGTGGAGAACGCGTTGTCGTTCTCGCCGCGCGAGACCCGGGTGACGGTGTCAGGCAGCAGGATCGACGGCGGCGGCGTGATGTTGTCGATCACCGACTCCGGCATCGGCATGACGCAGGAGGAGCTGGTCCAGTCCAACGAGCGGCTGACCGACGCGCCGAGCGTCGATGTGTCGGTCTCGCGCCGGATGGGCCTGTTCGTGGTCGCCAGGCTGGCGCACCGCCACGGCATCCGGGTGCAGCTGCGCCCGCACAGCTCCGGTGGGCTGACCGCGATGGTGCTCATCCCGGAGAACATGCTCGGCTCCCAGGCGCCGACCTTCCCCGGCCAGCCGTCCTACAGCGGCAACCAGCCGCCGTCCTACAACCCGCCGGCCGTCTTCCCCGGTGACCCGCCTTCGCCGTTCGCACAGTCGCCCGCTGCGGGCGGTGACCAGCCGCCCGCGTTCGGCCGGCCGCCTGCCTTGGCGGGCGACCCTCCGCTCGCCTTCTCCGGCGCGGGGGGCGGCAGGGAGGAGCCGTACTCGGGACCGCATCCCGCGCCGCCCGCCACGGACTGGCCGGAGTCCGCCTACCAGATGGGCCCAGGCCACCCCTCCTTCCCGTCGAACGCCGGGCCGGGCGGCTGGCCGGCCCCGCCGACCCAGTGGCAGCCCGACGCCGGGGCCTGGTCCGCCGAGCCGCGCGGCGCCGGCGGCTACGACAGCTCCGACGTCTGGTCCCCGCCGCGCAACGCGGGCTGGAACGGCAGCAGCCTCCCCAAGCGGTCCGTGCCCGGCTGGAGCGGCGGAGACACGATGCCGCCGCAGCGGCCGGGGTTCGAGTTCACCGACGGCGAACCGGCGGCCACCGGCCCCATGCCGTCCGTCCCGCCCGCGTCCGCGGGCGACGACTACCTGCCGATCTTCGCCGCCGTGGAGTCCGCCTGGTTCGGGCGGGACAAGAGCTGGAGCTCCACCAAGGCGGACGAGGGCTGGAGCGCTGCGGAGGCGGTTGTGGAGCCGGCGCGTGGTGAATCGACGGCGGCGGGGCTGCCCAAGCGGGTGCCCAAGGCCAACCTGGTGCCCGGCTCGGCCGACACCTCGTCGGCGCCGAAGGGCGTCACGCCGATGCCGTCGGTGTCCCCGGACCGGGTGCGCAACCGGCTCTCCAGCTTCCAGCAGGGCTTCCGTGCGGCACGCGATGACATCCACGAGGGCAGGGCGGCGTTCACCTCTGGCCCGCGGAACGACGACAGGGAGGAGGGAGCATGA
- a CDS encoding GTP-binding protein — protein MDFAGSSPGLTSTKIVVAGGFGVGKTTFVGAVSEIMPLTTEAVMTDASAGIDDLGMTPLKSTTTVAMDFGRVSLDRDLILYLFGTPGQHRFWFMWDDLVRGAIGAVVLVDTRRLADSFPAIDYFEEAQLPFIVGVNGWDGQYPHSDTEVRDALTLAPHIPLVRLDARKKDSVKSTLINLVEHALTVRMAVPGWGG, from the coding sequence GTGGACTTCGCAGGCTCTAGCCCCGGCCTCACCTCGACGAAGATCGTGGTGGCTGGAGGTTTCGGGGTGGGCAAGACGACGTTCGTCGGTGCGGTGTCGGAGATCATGCCGTTGACGACGGAGGCGGTGATGACCGACGCCTCGGCGGGGATCGACGACCTCGGCATGACGCCGCTGAAGTCGACCACCACCGTCGCGATGGACTTCGGCCGGGTCTCCCTCGATCGTGACCTGATCCTTTATCTGTTCGGCACGCCTGGACAGCACCGGTTCTGGTTCATGTGGGACGACCTGGTGCGCGGCGCGATCGGCGCCGTCGTACTGGTGGACACCCGCCGTCTTGCCGACAGTTTTCCGGCGATCGACTATTTCGAAGAAGCGCAGCTGCCGTTCATCGTGGGCGTCAACGGCTGGGACGGCCAATATCCGCACAGCGACACCGAGGTGCGCGATGCCCTGACCCTGGCGCCGCACATCCCGCTGGTGCGGCTCGACGCCCGCAAGAAGGACTCGGTGAAGAGCACGTTGATCAACCTCGTCGAGCACGCGCTCACCGTGCGGATGGCCGTGCCGGGCTGGGGCGGTTAG
- a CDS encoding methyltransferase — protein MPHSDDLLWGAVSDLSRFAALLTMAELGLADHLAHGPLDGEELARRCGAHAPSLRRVLRELASQDLIRPAGPDTYDLTERGVALRSDAPDSVRSSIRMLGEEGFWYALGMLPATVRDGSSAFVKRYGHLYDHLAKNPSSSGLFDDYMRRRAVPLTEGLAKRYAFPATATMVDVAGGKGHILATVLHANPQMRGILFDLEHVTAHAARTLAAAGLSDRAEVVAGDFFASVPAGGDVYLLASVLHNWDDEDAVKILRNVRQAMNPGGRVLVLEVVLPDDEAPHLGKDIDLRMLAIFNGGAERSRDEYAALLGRADLAIGEVIEMGSGASLIEAGPR, from the coding sequence ATGCCGCATTCCGACGACCTCCTCTGGGGAGCCGTAAGCGATCTCTCCCGTTTCGCGGCCCTGCTGACCATGGCCGAGCTGGGCCTGGCCGACCACCTGGCGCACGGCCCGCTCGACGGCGAGGAGCTGGCCAGGCGCTGCGGCGCGCACGCGCCTTCGCTGCGCCGGGTGCTGCGCGAGCTGGCGAGCCAGGACCTGATTCGTCCCGCCGGTCCTGACACGTACGACCTCACCGAGCGAGGCGTCGCCCTGCGGTCCGACGCGCCGGACTCGGTCCGATCCTCGATCCGCATGCTCGGCGAGGAGGGCTTCTGGTACGCGCTGGGCATGCTCCCCGCCACGGTGCGCGACGGCAGCTCGGCCTTCGTGAAGCGCTACGGCCACCTCTACGACCACCTGGCCAAGAACCCGTCGTCGAGCGGCCTGTTCGACGACTACATGAGGCGCCGGGCCGTCCCCCTCACCGAGGGCCTGGCCAAACGCTACGCCTTCCCCGCCACCGCGACCATGGTCGACGTGGCCGGCGGCAAGGGCCACATCCTGGCCACGGTCCTGCACGCCAACCCGCAGATGCGGGGCATCCTGTTCGATCTGGAGCACGTGACCGCCCACGCCGCGCGCACGCTGGCCGCGGCGGGCCTGTCGGACCGGGCGGAGGTCGTCGCGGGTGACTTCTTCGCCTCGGTCCCGGCCGGCGGCGACGTCTACCTGCTGGCCAGTGTGCTGCACAACTGGGACGACGAGGACGCCGTCAAGATCCTGCGCAACGTCCGCCAGGCCATGAACCCGGGCGGTCGCGTCCTGGTCCTCGAGGTGGTGTTGCCCGACGACGAGGCGCCGCATCTGGGCAAGGACATCGACCTGCGGATGCTGGCGATCTTCAACGGGGGCGCGGAGCGCAGCCGCGACGAATACGCGGCGCTGCTCGGCCGGGCGGATCTGGCGATCGGCGAGGTCATCGAGATGGGCTCCGGGGCGAGCCTCATCGAGGCCGGTCCCCGCTGA
- a CDS encoding ABC transporter substrate-binding protein has product MTRKLRCSAVALGVAVALVLAGCSGSDSSTTASTGANGLEKTTIKVGAIPIPDSVSLYIAVNKGYFKQEGLTVEPVVITGGAAAMPQLLSGALDATLQNYVSGLVAVSKGQKIKLVAEASQGAPNTFNIMVPKDSPIKTVADLKGKTVAVNTLGNIATLAVETQLKVAGLTKDDVKYKEVPFPEMGNALNTGLADAAWMVEPFITSTQSTLGFRKLADTMTGQTENFPISGWSVTEEWAQKYPKTLAAFQRAVAKALKDVSTDRKELETALPTYTKIDAKTASVITPLSYPTELTANRLQKVADLLLEYKYITSPIDVKSVIIPAPAAG; this is encoded by the coding sequence ATGACACGCAAACTGCGCTGCAGCGCCGTCGCACTCGGCGTCGCAGTCGCCCTAGTGCTTGCCGGCTGTAGCGGCTCCGACAGTTCCACGACCGCGTCGACCGGCGCCAACGGCTTGGAGAAGACCACCATCAAGGTCGGGGCGATCCCGATCCCTGACTCCGTATCGCTCTATATCGCGGTGAACAAGGGCTACTTCAAGCAGGAGGGCCTGACGGTCGAGCCGGTGGTCATCACCGGTGGCGCGGCCGCGATGCCGCAGCTCCTGAGCGGCGCTCTCGACGCCACGCTCCAGAACTACGTGTCGGGGTTGGTGGCCGTCAGCAAGGGCCAGAAGATCAAGCTCGTCGCGGAGGCCTCCCAGGGCGCCCCGAACACGTTCAACATCATGGTCCCGAAGGACTCGCCCATCAAGACGGTGGCGGACCTGAAGGGCAAGACCGTCGCGGTCAACACTCTCGGCAACATCGCCACGCTCGCCGTGGAGACGCAGCTCAAGGTGGCTGGGCTCACCAAGGACGACGTCAAGTACAAGGAAGTCCCCTTCCCTGAGATGGGCAACGCGCTCAACACCGGCCTGGCCGACGCGGCCTGGATGGTCGAGCCCTTCATCACCTCCACCCAGAGCACGCTCGGCTTCCGCAAGCTGGCCGACACGATGACCGGCCAGACCGAGAACTTCCCCATCTCCGGCTGGTCGGTCACTGAGGAATGGGCGCAGAAGTATCCGAAGACGCTGGCCGCGTTCCAGCGGGCGGTCGCCAAGGCGCTGAAGGATGTCTCGACCGACCGTAAGGAGCTCGAGACGGCTCTGCCGACGTACACGAAGATCGACGCGAAGACCGCGTCCGTGATCACGCCGCTGAGCTACCCGACCGAGCTGACCGCGAACCGCCTGCAGAAGGTCGCCGACCTCCTGCTCGAATACAAATACATCACGAGCCCGATCGACGTGAAGTCCGTCATCATCCCGGCCCCCGCGGCCGGATGA
- a CDS encoding ABC transporter permease: MTSARVLRGAAGAAGLLAVGELLIRFVVSDDVVFPAPSTILYEAVLLLVSPDFLTGLGTTLTNWALGLLIAIGISVPLGVLLGALPPVERAIRPVLEFMRPIPSVAIIPLAILLIPVDGLMKISVIVYACMWPILINTLYGMQDVDPLAKESLRSFGFGPLAVLARVSLPSAAPFVATGVRIAAGIALILAVSAELLAGGTAGIGVFVVQAGSGNRTDLMMAATFWAGIFGVIANLALLAGERRLFHWHRMRTGAQES; encoded by the coding sequence ATGACCAGTGCTCGAGTGCTCCGCGGCGCCGCCGGCGCCGCGGGGCTCCTTGCCGTCGGGGAACTGCTCATCCGCTTCGTCGTGAGCGACGACGTGGTCTTCCCCGCCCCCTCGACCATCCTGTACGAAGCCGTGCTCCTCCTGGTCAGCCCCGACTTCCTGACGGGACTCGGCACGACCCTGACCAACTGGGCGCTCGGCCTGCTGATCGCGATCGGGATCTCCGTCCCCCTGGGCGTGCTGCTCGGCGCGCTGCCGCCGGTGGAGCGGGCCATCAGGCCCGTGCTGGAGTTCATGCGCCCGATCCCCTCCGTCGCGATCATCCCGCTCGCCATCCTGCTGATCCCGGTGGACGGGCTGATGAAGATCTCGGTCATCGTGTACGCCTGCATGTGGCCGATCCTGATCAACACCCTCTACGGCATGCAGGACGTGGACCCGCTGGCCAAGGAGTCCCTGCGCAGCTTCGGCTTCGGCCCGCTGGCCGTGCTCGCCAGGGTGAGCCTGCCCAGCGCCGCCCCGTTCGTCGCGACGGGGGTCAGGATCGCCGCGGGCATCGCGCTGATCCTGGCGGTCAGCGCCGAGCTGCTGGCGGGCGGCACCGCCGGCATCGGCGTCTTCGTGGTCCAGGCCGGCAGTGGCAACCGTACGGACCTCATGATGGCGGCGACGTTCTGGGCCGGGATATTCGGCGTGATCGCGAACCTGGCGCTCCTGGCCGGGGAGCGCCGCCTGTTCCACTGGCACCGCATGCGGACAGGAGCGCAGGAGTCGTGA
- a CDS encoding DUF742 domain-containing protein, with protein MNPDPASPVRPYAVTGGRTAPRVKLAMEALVSSATAEHREFSHITPEYQAISQLCRQVRSVAEVSALLRIPLGVARVLIADMAAEGLVRVHQPQLDAGRPDVNLLERVLSGLRRL; from the coding sequence CTGAACCCTGACCCCGCTTCGCCCGTCCGTCCGTACGCGGTGACAGGTGGACGGACGGCGCCGCGGGTCAAACTGGCGATGGAGGCTCTGGTGTCCTCGGCCACGGCCGAGCACCGGGAGTTCTCGCATATCACGCCGGAGTACCAGGCGATCAGTCAACTGTGCCGGCAGGTCCGGTCCGTGGCGGAGGTGTCGGCCCTGCTGCGGATCCCCCTCGGCGTGGCACGCGTGCTGATCGCTGACATGGCGGCCGAAGGCCTGGTCCGCGTGCACCAGCCACAGCTGGACGCCGGACGGCCCGACGTTAATCTGCTCGAAAGGGTGCTCAGTGGACTTCGCAGGCTCTAG